The following proteins come from a genomic window of Chlamydiales bacterium:
- a CDS encoding RsmB/NOP family class I SAM-dependent RNA methyltransferase, with amino-acid sequence MKIPFIEYHLIRLLNLFDQQTLSLGLFLNQYFRKHKQLGSKDRRYIADIIYEMWRWQSLIDYLIDGLPSWEKRYAYLKTTFQPSDYLPIDTIPIHIRLSLPKELFALLVQDYGEKKAIELCQVFNTKAPIFVRINPIKITREALIKRWAGFNAVCCRHSPLGIKFKDRVPLIALSEFKQGLFEMQDEGSQCVAQLMDIRPGQQVLDYCAGSGGKTLAFAFQMKNEGTIYLHDIRLYMLNRAKKRLKRMGIKNVQFLHSKHPDLPHLKKKMDWILVDVPCTGTGTLRRNPDQKWKFSTCLLNKLIKKQRDIFKEALSFLKPEGHIIYATCSILRSENQKQAAYFRKTHHLKICGKPFLSKPSYGEMDGFFAICFKKNST; translated from the coding sequence ATGAAAATTCCTTTTATTGAGTACCACTTAATTCGACTTTTGAATCTTTTTGATCAGCAGACTCTTTCACTCGGTTTATTCTTGAACCAGTATTTTCGTAAACATAAACAATTAGGATCAAAAGATCGCAGATATATCGCTGATATTATCTACGAAATGTGGCGTTGGCAATCTTTAATTGACTATCTGATCGATGGTCTTCCTTCATGGGAAAAACGGTATGCATACTTAAAAACCACATTCCAACCTAGTGACTATTTACCTATTGATACAATTCCTATCCATATTCGTCTGAGTTTACCGAAAGAACTCTTTGCTTTGCTCGTTCAAGATTATGGTGAAAAAAAAGCCATTGAGCTCTGTCAAGTATTTAATACAAAAGCTCCAATTTTTGTACGTATTAATCCTATAAAAATCACTAGAGAAGCACTAATAAAACGATGGGCAGGATTTAATGCTGTCTGTTGTAGACATTCTCCACTAGGAATTAAATTTAAAGATCGTGTGCCACTTATCGCCCTTTCTGAATTTAAACAAGGATTATTCGAAATGCAGGATGAAGGAAGTCAATGTGTTGCTCAACTCATGGATATCCGGCCTGGTCAACAAGTGCTTGATTATTGTGCAGGATCAGGTGGAAAAACTCTTGCTTTTGCTTTTCAAATGAAGAATGAGGGGACAATTTATTTACACGATATCCGTCTTTATATGCTAAATCGTGCAAAAAAACGGCTGAAAAGAATGGGCATTAAAAATGTCCAGTTTCTCCATTCAAAACATCCTGATCTACCACATTTAAAAAAAAAGATGGATTGGATTTTAGTCGATGTACCTTGCACAGGAACAGGGACTTTGCGACGCAATCCCGATCAGAAGTGGAAATTTTCTACTTGTTTACTAAACAAGCTAATCAAAAAACAACGTGACATTTTTAAGGAAGCGTTAAGTTTTTTAAAGCCAGAAGGACATATTATTTATGCAACTTGTTCTATTCTAAGATCAGAAAATCAAAAACAAGCCGCCTATTTTAGAAAGACTCATCACCTCAAAATATGTGGCAAACCATTTCTTTCAAAACCAAGCTATGGAGAAATGGATGGATTTTTTGCTATATGTTTTAAAAAAAATTCGACTTAG
- the lnt gene encoding apolipoprotein N-acyltransferase: MAQPDWSPFACMMAAAFGYALFWKGLLYFKLAKIRFLISLIWFGVIQSFHLNWLRSDRYVGGYIYIFFFLLLLGLAIQFAFICLFIRKNLSFYKILGISGGWVLCEWSRLFIFSGYSWNPIGIALSGNLYGMQFASIFGIFGMSFWVFFTNLLALQILNLFLWHRCILWLIMVGTPYLFGWLNVTFHKQSLEKDSHVLSTLLVQTAIYPEYKISLNGSIPIPPEKQWERILTMLSFYTNTQPDLIVLSEGVVPYGAHFPIYSVEDVKDRMNIFFHQKQVYPTSLSSYVGNVYWAQAIANIFSADVIIGLEDFDIHEEKVKQAYNAAFLVHPFSEKLERYEKRILVPMGEYIPFQWCRAFLQKYGIKDSFCPGKEAKIFETNHAPIGVSICYEETYGNLMRANRLKGAQLLVNLTNDVWYPHSRLPIIHFLHGRLRAIEAGVPLLRCCNTGVTCGLDSLGRLVGILEYESPKKYASAEVLMLSLPLYTYSTLYTQVGDLPLIIFCSVFFVWICASALRTRKSFFINDIEVLPLHKN; the protein is encoded by the coding sequence ATGGCTCAGCCTGATTGGAGTCCTTTTGCGTGCATGATGGCTGCAGCTTTTGGCTACGCACTTTTTTGGAAAGGGCTCCTCTATTTTAAATTAGCTAAAATACGATTTTTGATTTCTCTCATTTGGTTTGGGGTGATTCAGTCATTTCATTTGAATTGGTTGAGATCAGATAGATATGTAGGGGGCTATATTTACATATTTTTTTTTCTTCTTCTTTTAGGATTGGCGATTCAATTTGCCTTCATCTGCTTATTCATTCGAAAAAATTTATCTTTTTATAAAATACTTGGAATCAGTGGTGGTTGGGTTTTATGCGAATGGAGTCGTCTGTTTATTTTTTCAGGATATTCCTGGAATCCTATTGGAATAGCTCTTTCAGGAAATTTGTATGGAATGCAATTTGCCTCTATTTTTGGCATTTTTGGAATGAGCTTCTGGGTGTTTTTTACTAATCTACTTGCTTTGCAGATCTTAAATCTCTTTTTATGGCATCGGTGCATTTTATGGTTAATTATGGTAGGGACTCCTTATTTATTTGGTTGGTTAAACGTCACATTTCATAAACAATCTCTTGAAAAAGATTCGCATGTTCTCTCGACACTTCTTGTGCAAACGGCTATCTATCCTGAATATAAAATTTCTCTTAATGGCTCTATACCGATCCCTCCTGAGAAGCAATGGGAAAGAATTTTAACCATGCTCTCTTTTTATACAAATACTCAACCTGATTTGATTGTTTTATCAGAAGGAGTTGTTCCTTATGGAGCCCATTTTCCGATCTATTCTGTTGAAGATGTGAAGGATAGAATGAATATATTTTTTCATCAAAAACAGGTATATCCGACTTCTTTAAGTAGTTATGTTGGGAATGTCTATTGGGCACAAGCGATTGCAAATATTTTTTCAGCTGATGTGATTATTGGCCTTGAAGATTTTGATATTCATGAAGAAAAAGTCAAGCAAGCCTATAATGCTGCTTTTTTAGTCCATCCATTTTCAGAAAAATTAGAACGATATGAAAAACGCATTTTAGTGCCTATGGGGGAGTATATTCCCTTTCAATGGTGTCGTGCTTTTCTTCAGAAATATGGGATTAAAGATTCTTTTTGCCCAGGAAAAGAAGCAAAAATATTTGAGACAAATCATGCTCCAATAGGAGTCTCGATCTGTTACGAAGAAACTTATGGAAATTTAATGCGTGCAAATCGCTTAAAAGGTGCTCAACTTCTTGTCAACTTAACTAATGATGTTTGGTACCCACATTCTCGCTTACCAATCATTCATTTTCTCCATGGAAGATTACGTGCCATTGAGGCAGGAGTGCCGCTATTGCGTTGTTGTAATACAGGAGTCACTTGTGGTCTTGATAGTTTAGGGCGATTAGTTGGGATCTTAGAATATGAGTCGCCTAAAAAATATGCATCAGCAGAAGTACTCATGCTCTCTTTACCACTCTATACTTATTCTACTCTTTATACTCAAGTTGGTGATTTACCGTTGATTATCTTTTGTAGTGTATTCTTTGTATGGATATGTGCATCTGCACTACGTACAAGAAAGTCATTCTTTATAAACGATATAGAAGTTTTACCCTTGCATAAAAATTAA
- the lpxC gene encoding UDP-3-O-acyl-N-acetylglucosamine deacetylase, which yields MKSRPQRTLKKEVSFSGVGIHTGKEVSIRFCPAPINSGVVFQRIDLPGKPLIPAAIEYVQNTLRSTIIGVGSASVQTVEHVLAALFAYQVDNLCVQLDEGEPPVGDGSAISFVSLIEKAGIEEQKAIKVIHPLKEPLYYSNDKSYIVALPSEEYRISYVLHYPNTSVIRSQYLSLPINQEVFKNEIATCRTFALYEEITALMEQGLIQGGSLENAIVIKDDVVFSKEGLRFPDEMVRHKILDLIGDLSLVGFPFLANIIAICSGHHANIQIGKEFVKHFSSY from the coding sequence ATGAAATCTCGTCCCCAGCGGACTTTAAAAAAAGAAGTTTCATTCTCTGGCGTGGGTATTCATACAGGGAAAGAGGTTTCTATTCGCTTCTGTCCGGCACCTATTAATAGTGGAGTTGTCTTTCAACGTATTGATCTTCCAGGCAAACCGCTCATTCCCGCTGCTATAGAGTATGTCCAGAACACATTGCGCAGTACGATCATTGGCGTAGGGTCTGCTTCAGTCCAGACTGTGGAGCATGTTTTAGCTGCTCTTTTTGCTTACCAAGTAGATAATTTGTGCGTTCAACTTGATGAAGGTGAGCCTCCTGTTGGAGATGGTAGCGCAATTTCTTTTGTGAGTTTGATCGAAAAAGCTGGAATTGAAGAACAAAAAGCTATTAAAGTCATTCATCCTTTAAAAGAGCCTCTGTATTATTCTAATGACAAAAGCTATATTGTAGCGTTACCTTCAGAAGAATATAGAATTAGCTATGTGCTTCACTATCCCAATACCTCTGTGATTCGTTCTCAATATCTTTCATTGCCTATTAATCAAGAGGTATTCAAGAATGAAATTGCAACCTGTCGTACATTTGCCTTGTATGAAGAGATCACGGCTTTAATGGAACAAGGATTAATTCAAGGAGGGAGTTTAGAAAATGCTATTGTTATTAAAGATGATGTTGTTTTTAGTAAGGAGGGACTGAGATTTCCTGACGAAATGGTCAGGCATAAAATTTTGGATTTAATTGGAGATTTATCCTTAGTAGGGTTTCCTTTTTTGGCTAATATTATTGCGATTTGCTCTGGACATCATGCGAATATCCAAATTGGAAAAGAATTTGTAAAACATTTTTCTTCTTATTAG
- the fabZ gene encoding 3-hydroxyacyl-ACP dehydratase FabZ, translated as MERPTLFEIKKIREILPHRYPFLLVDKILEMDLNKPSILGQKNITINEAFFQGHFPSVPIMPGVLILEALAQAGGILIHQKGFIDKIALFSTMKQVKFRKPVKPGDVLLLYCEGTLFSYKGGRVKTKAIVGSQVAVEAEMGFALVNKEKI; from the coding sequence ATTGAAAGACCGACATTATTTGAAATTAAAAAGATACGTGAGATATTGCCTCATCGATATCCTTTTTTGCTTGTCGATAAGATTCTGGAAATGGATTTAAATAAGCCCTCAATTCTAGGGCAAAAGAATATCACAATTAATGAAGCTTTTTTTCAGGGACATTTTCCTAGTGTGCCGATTATGCCAGGTGTGTTAATTCTTGAGGCTTTAGCTCAAGCAGGAGGAATTCTAATTCATCAAAAGGGCTTTATTGACAAAATTGCGCTTTTTTCCACTATGAAACAAGTGAAATTCCGCAAACCTGTCAAACCAGGAGATGTTTTACTGTTATATTGCGAAGGCACGTTATTTAGTTATAAGGGTGGGCGTGTGAAAACCAAAGCAATAGTTGGTTCACAAGTTGCTGTCGAAGCAGAAATGGGTTTTGCACTTGTAAATAAGGAAAAAATTTAA
- the lpxA gene encoding acyl-ACP--UDP-N-acetylglucosamine O-acyltransferase, with translation MTRPNIHPTAIIEEGAVIGKGVLIEPYAIIKKHVTLEDRVVIKSHAYIDGFTTIGSGTTIWPFASIGTKTQDLKYAGEQTYVKIGKNCEIREFATINSSTFKGTTVQVGDGCLIMAYCHIAHNCLIGNHVVMSNNSLLAGHVIVEDFAIIGGMTPVHQFARIGRYAMVGGMSRVTNDVPPFTVGGGIPYCMGGINRIGLKRRNFSFDTRRALAHAYRLVYRSRLHLDDALKQIEKEVDLLPEIAHFIKFCRETKRGLIGMQGIHQGISNKRVRIRKEELHESPEDLLLQMRM, from the coding sequence ATGACAAGACCAAATATCCATCCGACAGCCATCATTGAAGAAGGAGCAGTTATTGGGAAAGGTGTCTTAATTGAACCCTATGCTATTATTAAAAAACATGTGACCCTGGAAGATAGAGTAGTGATTAAATCCCATGCTTATATTGATGGTTTTACAACGATTGGGAGTGGAACCACCATTTGGCCTTTTGCCAGTATTGGTACCAAAACTCAAGACTTAAAATACGCTGGTGAACAAACCTATGTAAAGATTGGAAAAAATTGTGAAATTCGTGAATTTGCGACTATTAATAGCTCAACTTTTAAAGGAACCACTGTTCAGGTAGGTGATGGTTGTTTAATCATGGCCTATTGTCATATTGCACATAATTGTCTTATAGGAAATCATGTCGTGATGAGTAATAACTCCCTACTTGCTGGCCATGTGATTGTTGAAGATTTTGCGATCATTGGGGGCATGACCCCTGTCCATCAGTTTGCACGTATTGGACGTTATGCCATGGTTGGGGGGATGAGTCGAGTCACCAATGATGTTCCTCCTTTTACTGTTGGAGGAGGAATTCCTTATTGTATGGGAGGCATTAATCGAATTGGATTGAAGCGACGAAATTTTTCCTTTGATACCCGTCGAGCGCTTGCTCATGCTTATAGGCTCGTCTATCGTTCTCGTCTTCATCTTGATGATGCATTGAAACAAATTGAAAAAGAAGTAGATTTGCTTCCTGAAATTGCCCATTTTATTAAATTTTGTCGTGAGACAAAACGAGGATTAATTGGGATGCAAGGAATCCATCAAGGCATTTCTAATAAGCGAGTAAGAATTCGTAAAGAAGAGTTACATGAGTCTCCTGAAGATCTTCTACTCCAGATGAGAATGTAG
- the fmt gene encoding methionyl-tRNA formyltransferase, with translation MRVIFFGTPSFAATILSYLTKQPIEIIAVVSRPDQPQGRGQHLSPTPVKKIAEQYGIPIYQPHKASSEDFIDLLKTHNPDLFVVAAYAEILKQDILEIPKLGCLNVHASLLPKYRGAAPVQRALMAGEKDTGVSIIKMSLEMDAGDIYSIVKIPILEEMNAGDLLNQIADVGSEALGDVISKIEKQKIRPVPQDHSAATFAKKIQSGEREINWRSSAETIHNQIRGLTPNPGAWCEIQLGDHIKRLGVIKTRKILDIKGRPATLSSETSKIIVYCGEGALELLEVQLAGKTPLPANIFLNGIQDFKLKFLLK, from the coding sequence ATGCGAGTGATCTTTTTTGGAACGCCATCTTTTGCTGCAACGATTCTAAGTTATCTTACTAAACAACCCATTGAAATCATAGCTGTTGTTTCGCGTCCTGATCAACCACAAGGACGTGGGCAACATCTTTCTCCAACTCCTGTGAAAAAAATTGCTGAACAGTATGGGATTCCCATCTATCAACCTCATAAAGCCTCTAGTGAAGATTTTATAGATCTTTTGAAAACTCATAATCCAGATCTATTTGTTGTAGCTGCTTATGCTGAAATTCTTAAACAAGATATTTTAGAGATTCCAAAACTTGGTTGTCTAAATGTCCATGCAAGCCTGCTTCCTAAATATAGGGGAGCTGCTCCAGTGCAACGTGCTTTAATGGCAGGTGAAAAAGACACGGGAGTCTCAATCATCAAAATGTCTTTAGAAATGGATGCTGGAGATATATATTCGATTGTAAAAATTCCTATCCTAGAAGAGATGAATGCGGGTGATCTATTGAATCAAATAGCTGATGTAGGGTCAGAAGCATTAGGGGATGTAATCAGTAAAATCGAAAAACAAAAAATTCGTCCCGTACCTCAAGATCATTCTGCAGCGACTTTTGCTAAAAAAATACAATCTGGAGAACGAGAAATCAACTGGAGATCTTCAGCAGAAACTATTCATAATCAAATTCGAGGTTTAACCCCAAATCCAGGTGCTTGGTGTGAGATTCAACTTGGAGATCATATAAAAAGATTGGGAGTGATAAAAACACGAAAAATTCTTGATATTAAGGGTAGGCCAGCAACATTGAGCTCCGAAACATCTAAAATCATTGTCTATTGTGGGGAAGGAGCACTAGAGCTGCTTGAAGTGCAATTAGCAGGGAAAACCCCTCTTCCTGCAAATATTTTTTTAAATGGGATTCAAGATTTTAAATTAAAATTTTTATTAAAATAA
- the rplC gene encoding 50S ribosomal protein L3, with protein MGLKLMGKKHRMVQRFDETGSIVVCTIIHVEPNVVTQIKSIESDGYNAIQLGFDKIVIKDPRTMEKRITKPLIGHFKKSNVDPRRYLAESRIDIDGYSVGQLIGVSFFDEVSYVDITGISKGKGYQGVMKKYHFAGGPAAHGSGFHRHGGSTGMRSTPGRTLPGQKKAGQMGCEQVTVQNLRLVCIDEKQDFLLVEGAVPGHLGGLVSISPACKKKSKSKVG; from the coding sequence ATGGGATTAAAACTAATGGGGAAAAAGCACCGGATGGTGCAGCGTTTTGACGAAACTGGATCTATTGTAGTTTGCACAATAATTCATGTGGAACCAAATGTAGTGACTCAAATCAAGTCCATAGAGTCAGATGGTTATAATGCGATTCAGTTAGGTTTTGATAAAATTGTGATAAAAGACCCACGTACAATGGAAAAACGTATAACGAAGCCCCTAATTGGGCATTTTAAAAAGTCTAATGTAGACCCACGTCGTTATTTAGCAGAATCTCGGATAGATATAGATGGATATTCAGTGGGTCAACTGATTGGTGTCTCTTTCTTTGATGAAGTCTCTTATGTCGATATCACAGGCATATCAAAAGGAAAAGGCTATCAAGGGGTGATGAAAAAATATCACTTTGCTGGAGGTCCAGCTGCCCATGGTTCCGGGTTTCACCGTCATGGGGGATCAACTGGAATGCGTTCTACTCCAGGTCGTACATTACCTGGTCAGAAAAAAGCAGGACAAATGGGGTGTGAGCAAGTCACAGTTCAAAATTTACGATTGGTTTGTATTGATGAAAAGCAAGATTTTCTTCTTGTAGAAGGGGCAGTGCCGGGTCATCTTGGTGGTCTTGTTTCAATATCACCTGCTTGTAAGAAGAAGTCTAAATCAAAAGTAGGTTGA
- the rplD gene encoding 50S ribosomal protein L4 yields the protein MQNLEKYNLQGEVTGEVVIEDAFLNLHVNPQLVKDYIVALRANQRQWSANTKGRSEVSHSNKKPHRQKGTGNARQGTLAAPQYRGGGVVFGPKPKFNQHIRINRKERRLVSSYLFVEKIKNSDVLFLDDNALKELQKPSSKSIAIFLKKQKIYDKSVLFIVDGEYHKSEIDHQKSPISIPTDKYKIFKKSLNNLPKSDFAIAQNINGYDLISAQKIVMNFSAFEELKKLWRGE from the coding sequence ATGCAAAATTTAGAAAAATATAATCTGCAAGGCGAAGTAACTGGCGAGGTAGTGATTGAGGATGCTTTTTTAAATCTCCATGTCAATCCTCAGCTTGTTAAAGATTATATAGTTGCTCTTCGAGCGAATCAACGTCAATGGTCAGCAAATACAAAAGGGCGTTCTGAAGTAAGTCATTCGAATAAAAAGCCTCATCGACAAAAAGGGACAGGAAATGCGCGTCAAGGAACGTTAGCGGCTCCACAATATCGAGGTGGTGGAGTTGTATTTGGCCCTAAACCTAAATTTAATCAACATATTCGCATTAATCGTAAAGAGCGCCGTCTTGTGTCAAGTTATCTTTTTGTAGAAAAAATTAAAAATTCAGATGTCTTATTTTTAGATGATAATGCTTTAAAAGAGCTTCAGAAACCGAGTTCAAAAAGCATTGCTATTTTTTTAAAAAAACAGAAAATCTATGACAAATCAGTGTTGTTTATTGTTGATGGAGAGTATCATAAATCCGAAATAGATCATCAAAAAAGTCCAATCTCTATTCCTACTGATAAGTATAAGATTTTTAAAAAGAGCCTTAACAACCTTCCGAAAAGCGATTTTGCTATTGCACAGAATATAAATGGGTATGATTTAATATCAGCTCAGAAAATTGTTATGAATTTCTCTGCTTTTGAAGAGTTAAAAAAATTATGGAGAGGGGAATGA
- the rplW gene encoding 50S ribosomal protein L23: MMQEALKIIKCRYITEKAKMLELLHDSKSNQSIERFKSPKYVFIVDRKANKQQIACAIETIYKEKNIKVTKVNTLYTKRKKKKKRGLRKEGMTSAYKKAIVTMEPGDLIDQI, encoded by the coding sequence ATGATGCAAGAGGCTCTTAAAATAATTAAATGTCGTTATATTACAGAAAAAGCAAAAATGCTTGAACTATTACACGATTCTAAAAGCAATCAATCAATAGAGAGATTTAAATCACCAAAATATGTTTTTATTGTTGATCGCAAGGCTAACAAACAGCAAATTGCTTGTGCAATTGAAACGATTTATAAAGAAAAGAATATAAAAGTCACAAAAGTTAATACTCTTTATACAAAACGAAAAAAAAAGAAGAAAAGAGGGTTACGTAAAGAGGGTATGACTTCTGCTTATAAGAAAGCCATTGTGACAATGGAACCCGGTGATCTAATTGATCAAATTTAG
- the rplB gene encoding 50S ribosomal protein L2 has product MPKKFKPTTPSQRHLILPLFHELTREKVVKGKALKSKIKPTKTLLLQKKRLSGRNNNGHITCRHRGGGHKRHYRIIDFLRDKENIPAKVASIEYDPCRSAHIALLFYVDGEKRYILAPKGLKRGDLVSSGDKSPFNVGCSMSLKLMPLGSLIHNIEMRPRGGGRLVRSAGLSAQLVARANGYATIKMPSGEFRLINESCFATFGEVSHADHSLRVEGKAGRNRWKGIRPTVRGTAMNPVDHPHGGGEGRHNGYIPQTPWAKPTKGFRTRNKRKTKKWIVKDRRK; this is encoded by the coding sequence ATGCCTAAAAAATTTAAACCAACGACTCCTTCTCAACGTCATCTTATTTTACCGCTTTTCCATGAGCTCACTCGTGAAAAAGTGGTGAAAGGAAAAGCACTCAAAAGTAAAATTAAGCCGACGAAAACTTTGCTTCTTCAAAAAAAGCGTCTGAGTGGGCGTAATAACAATGGTCATATTACTTGCCGTCATCGAGGAGGTGGGCATAAACGTCACTATCGCATCATCGATTTTTTAAGAGATAAGGAGAATATTCCTGCAAAGGTTGCTTCAATTGAGTATGATCCATGTCGCTCTGCTCACATTGCTCTCTTGTTTTATGTAGACGGTGAAAAGCGTTATATTCTTGCTCCAAAAGGATTGAAAAGAGGGGATCTCGTCTCTTCAGGTGATAAGAGTCCTTTTAATGTAGGGTGTTCTATGAGCCTTAAATTAATGCCTTTAGGCTCATTAATTCATAATATAGAGATGCGGCCACGAGGGGGAGGTAGACTGGTGCGTTCGGCTGGCCTTTCAGCACAATTAGTAGCTCGAGCTAATGGATATGCTACTATTAAAATGCCATCTGGAGAATTTAGGCTCATCAATGAGTCTTGTTTTGCAACTTTTGGTGAAGTTTCTCATGCTGACCACAGTTTAAGAGTAGAGGGAAAAGCTGGAAGAAATCGTTGGAAAGGGATTCGTCCTACAGTTCGGGGTACTGCTATGAATCCTGTTGACCATCCGCATGGTGGTGGTGAAGGGCGTCATAATGGGTATATTCCTCAGACTCCATGGGCAAAGCCAACAAAAGGATTTCGTACAAGAAATAAAAGAAAAACAAAAAAATGGATTGTCAAGGATCGTAGGAAGTAG
- the rpsS gene encoding 30S ribosomal protein S19: MGRSLRKGPFVDHHLLNKVRKMNAEGKKIAIKTWSRRSMIIPEMIGHTFEVHNGRKFLAVFVSETMVGHKLGEFSPTRLFKSHPIKK; this comes from the coding sequence ATGGGTAGATCGTTAAGAAAAGGACCATTTGTTGATCATCATCTTTTAAATAAAGTGAGAAAAATGAATGCAGAAGGAAAAAAGATTGCGATTAAAACTTGGTCTCGTCGTTCAATGATCATTCCTGAAATGATTGGACATACTTTTGAAGTGCATAATGGTCGTAAATTTTTAGCTGTATTTGTTTCCGAAACGATGGTCGGACACAAACTTGGTGAGTTTTCACCAACCAGGTTATTTAAATCCCATCCAATCAAGAAGTGA
- the rplV gene encoding 50S ribosomal protein L22, with product MERSKAITKFVRIPPRKARLVANLIRGCLVSDAEMQLNYSQCKGGRLLKKTLGSAVANAEMKWDARRDQLFVLEVKVDEGSRYKRSKSKCRGGRSPILKRTSHFTVVVGEKIAKEQK from the coding sequence ATGGAGAGATCTAAAGCAATTACAAAATTCGTCCGTATTCCCCCACGTAAAGCTAGGTTGGTTGCCAATCTTATCCGGGGTTGTTTGGTTAGTGATGCAGAAATGCAGTTAAATTACAGCCAATGTAAGGGAGGGCGTTTGCTAAAAAAAACTCTTGGTAGTGCTGTTGCTAATGCTGAAATGAAATGGGATGCTCGTCGGGATCAGTTATTTGTACTAGAAGTAAAAGTAGATGAAGGATCGCGTTATAAGCGTAGCAAATCAAAATGTCGAGGAGGCAGGTCTCCTATTTTAAAGAGAACGAGCCATTTTACTGTAGTTGTCGGGGAAAAAATAGCTAAGGAGCAAAAATAA
- the rpsC gene encoding 30S ribosomal protein S3, giving the protein MGQKVRPIGLRTSITKKWRSLWYGNKQEFGTLLIEDFRIREFLKKKSCCQGASHFTIRRMSGKIEVTIHTAKPGIVIGKKGTEIEQLKIELRQLTGKEVWVEVEEIKRPDLNAQLVADGIAYQLKRRVAFRRVMKKAMQGCLDAGALGVKIRVSGRLGGAEIARSEWYKEGRIPLHTLRADIDYATSRAETTYGCIGVQVWINQGE; this is encoded by the coding sequence ATGGGACAGAAAGTTCGTCCAATTGGCCTCCGTACCAGTATTACCAAAAAATGGCGTTCTTTATGGTATGGGAACAAACAAGAGTTTGGGACTCTTTTGATTGAAGATTTTCGAATTCGTGAATTTTTAAAGAAAAAATCTTGTTGTCAAGGAGCTTCTCATTTTACCATTCGTCGGATGAGTGGAAAAATTGAAGTTACTATTCATACTGCGAAGCCAGGAATTGTAATTGGAAAAAAAGGTACTGAAATTGAACAACTTAAAATTGAATTGCGTCAATTAACAGGTAAAGAAGTTTGGGTCGAAGTAGAAGAAATTAAACGACCTGATCTTAATGCTCAGCTTGTTGCAGATGGGATTGCCTATCAATTAAAAAGGCGAGTCGCCTTTAGAAGAGTTATGAAAAAAGCTATGCAGGGCTGTTTGGATGCAGGGGCTTTAGGTGTAAAAATTCGTGTTTCCGGTCGTCTTGGAGGAGCTGAAATTGCAAGGAGTGAGTGGTATAAAGAAGGTCGTATTCCTCTTCATACTTTAAGAGCGGATATTGATTATGCAACATCTCGAGCTGAAACAACCTACGGATGTATTGGTGTGCAAGTGTGGATTAATCAAGGTGAGTAA
- the rplP gene encoding 50S ribosomal protein L16, which produces MSFIPKRTKFRKQQKGHHTGLSKAGNFISFGDFGMQVLDRGRITSQQIEACRVAINRYFKRQGKVWIRIFPDKPVSKKPAETRMGKGKGAPDHWVAVVRPGRVLFEVANVSREDAQNALRRAAAKLGLRTRFVERVETV; this is translated from the coding sequence ATGTCGTTTATCCCAAAGCGTACTAAATTTCGTAAGCAGCAAAAAGGGCATCATACTGGGTTAAGTAAAGCAGGCAATTTTATTAGTTTTGGTGACTTTGGAATGCAGGTACTTGATCGAGGTCGTATTACTAGTCAGCAAATTGAAGCTTGCCGTGTTGCGATCAACCGTTATTTCAAAAGGCAGGGTAAGGTTTGGATTCGTATTTTTCCAGATAAACCAGTGAGTAAGAAACCTGCTGAGACAAGGATGGGGAAAGGAAAAGGGGCTCCTGATCATTGGGTGGCAGTTGTGCGTCCTGGTCGTGTTCTTTTTGAAGTGGCTAATGTATCTCGTGAGGATGCGCAGAATGCTTTAAGAAGAGCAGCAGCGAAACTCGGTTTAAGAACACGATTTGTTGAGCGTGTTGAAACGGTATAG
- the rpmC gene encoding 50S ribosomal protein L29, producing MNKVEKFRSKSNEELDLDLETFRKELFDLRSERLDSKTQKTHLFRQTRKQIARILTIKKERSLKKD from the coding sequence GTGAATAAGGTTGAAAAATTTAGAAGTAAAAGTAATGAGGAACTTGACTTAGATCTTGAGACTTTTCGTAAAGAGCTTTTTGATTTAAGAAGTGAGCGCTTAGATAGCAAAACTCAAAAAACACACCTTTTTCGTCAAACACGTAAACAAATTGCACGGATTCTTACCATAAAAAAAGAAAGAAGTTTAAAGAAGGATTAA